The nucleotide sequence acgacaaagggcagcgccattttgcttcgctaatctagcgttctcttgcggcgagaaccgcaacttctaacaggccaaattaaacaataaccttttatttttacaagcaagcttcatgtacaacactttataatattattaaccgaaaacatgcctgtaaagtaactcacggaatgatatgtgcacatacgtatgtgaggctgcacatcgaacaagcaacttaatttacaacaatatggcggcctattttgggcacttcatcgttctcacattttaagctgcaaatttggcaggatgcaatgtcatattgacgctacaaagagtgaggtcttgtgacgcaatgggcgccataagtgcaatgtccaatcgtgttgcagacatggtggCTCTTCgttaagcgagcagtagtttcgataaaccgcaagtagaCCGTACGCGCAGCTTAGTACcttatttcggtttcgttgttcaacccaaacctttatttctacacggCAGGGCagggcgaagcgttacttcggaaagAATTAACcattttttgtcacgttacgtcatcgcagATTCCTGtatcgtaacgccattgcagcgccacaatacgaacgacctcgcgtgaccaatcaaatcagcaacatggcggaatttgacaacatggcggaatttgacaatgtccagaatagcatccCTGAGCACGATAGCAGTCACTGAAGGCGTGGTGGCGCGACAAAAAATTCTATCCGAGTATCACGTCGTGCGAACACGTCGCCAACACAAGAAACTCGATGTGGTACGAAACATCCTGAATGACGATTCTGGCCGTCCATGCTCCAACCGGTTGAATTTGTTGCGCACTCGCTTTACTGAGCGAAACCCCGGAAAGTGGCGTTGTTAGCTTTCTAGAGCTGCAAAGCGTTCGACTCATCTAAGATATGGCAGCACCGGTATAAGCAAGCGCGAGAGTTGGCAAACCATCAACGAACACTTCTATAACATTGGCAGGGGAAACGCGAGAACTTATACACTGGGACGACGACacagctcgtgcctccggagctgcggccgtcagtctctatcttttgttccgtgtttttgcgctacccagtcgaagtaatgcaactttCCCGTCTCCAGCTGCGtcggtcggcgacgcaggggtgacagagaacggAGCCGTGGTGAGTATGAGCGATGGGAAGCGAACGGTCGGTACTCGGAAGCACGTTGGCGGTCTCTTTCGGCTGGTGGCGGATCATGTTCAGCTGGTAGTCGATCATATTGAGGTGGCGGTTCTCATTGTGCGGCGTACGGGACCCGGAAAGAGTAGTCGGGGTACATCGGTGCAGCCGAGGTCGCGGCGAAGCGCCGATGACAGAAGCGCGTGGCATGGCCTGAATACACGCAAACCTAGCATATTGGACGGTTCTGAGCTGTGTGCCAGGGATTTCCGTAGCACTGTTGTGTACTAGGCGTCGTTGGTACTCGCACAGGTTGAGGACTCGACAAAGGTAGAGGTCGCGGTGGATTTGCAGTAACAGCAGCATAAGTCAGAGGCGGacggcagtgcctcggagacctgctcctgTATAACCTGTTGGATGGCTGGCGCGAGACGCTCAGTAGTGTGTTCCGTTGTCGGTAAATACGACAAGCACGACAGCTgtcgagccacttcctcgcgcacatatCGTACGATTTCTGGAAGGAGCGTGTTGTGCTCACCACCGAGGGTCAACATCGCGAGAGTATCGTCTGTAGCCGCTGGCCGCCGTGTCAAGACGCGTTGTTTCCGCACATCCTCGAAGCTCTGGCACCGAGTGGCGAGTTCAGACACACGGTCCGCGGGCATTGGCCATGAGCATCTTAAAGGCGTCATTGTCTATCCATTTCAAAATGTGTCTAATCTTCTCTCCTTCACTCATCAAAGGGTTAAggcgcttgcacaagtcgaggacgtcttcgatgcaACTTGCAAAGCCTTCTCCTTGCAGCTGTGCACGCCCCCGTAGATgctgttcagcacggagcttgCGTAGCTCGGGGCGACCGAACATATCGGCAATGCGTTGTTTAAAAGCACTCCAGGTTGTGAATTCTGACTGGTGGTTCGTAAGCCAGAGGCTTGCGAGCTCTTTCAGTTAGAAGGAAACATACTGAAGCTTGGAAAGGTCGGCCCACCTATTGCTTGCGCCCACCTTTTCAAATATCGACAGCCATTCTTCGACATCTTGCTCATCGATGCCATTGAAGAAAGGTGGAACGCGGAGGCGTAGCACTgtgggcacgatgaccatcggaggttgggtCGTACCTTTCTGGGTGGTTTTGTCTGTAATTTCTGGGAGAACGGGCACTCTCCTGTTTCagagttccaggttgagtaccccgcacctccaccactctgaaacgGGGTTAATTTACGCACGTAGCACTTGAGAAGGTGATGAGGCGGTAGGCGATGAGATGGTGATGAGAAGGTGGTGAGAAGGATGCCTATGGAcgctgaaagcgggcggcgacaaccgacacagGAATCGCAGCGGTGGTGCCAACGGCTCGCGCTTGGCTCTCgcagctagagagagagagagagaaatgtaatgcggaaaggcagggaggttaaccagaaaacatatctggtttgctaccctgcactggggaaggggtaaggggtgacagaaaagttagaaagagagggatgggatagggagggagggaagcacaaacacacacacacaggagtgtcacatcgttcaacgaggcgggtcgctcgcagaaacttcatcagcgccttcgttgctttctggcgtgaagctcgatcgttccgacattccaagattgactgctcagagagcggctggtcgtcgaggcgagcaaacactgctgctaAGGTAGTGTTTCGCTGCGGCGTattgttcttcttcctccttacaagAGCATCAATATAGCCAACGTATAGGTTGGCTGTAAACATAGAGTGCAATCAAAACAAAAAGATATCTAACGGTAGCTGAAGTAAGCCCTAAATATAACGCATTTTAGAGGTTACAGACGCTTTCAGAAAATAATAGCGTACAGCGCGACCTCCACGATACAACCATCTACAAGGGTTTCAATGTCACCTATATTCCATGAATTACGGTGTACATTTTATCTGTATCAGATACACTGTACTCTTGTAACGTATTGGTTACGAAGTAACgaataaatgtgattttgtgcaccgatagcAACTGCTACCAAGTCTAGAGTGTACTTGCTGGTTACGATCGGCGAGCGCCCGCGATGAACATGACGCAGTATTTAATATATATCAAAGTAGCCAGCGCACAGTTCAATGGGGCGGAAACGCAGTATGCCAGATAACTATTACTGCTTTACGCAACAAAGTTGCCTAATTACACCGTTTTCCTTACTAGACAGCACTGTCCCATCCCAGAGGTGTGCGTCGTAATAATCGGTATCGTGAAGAGGAGGTAGAGAATAAGATATTGTCTGAACAAAACACATGGTTTATTTTCGTTTTTACAGAATGGCTTTTCGATAACGAGCTTATAAAAATATACTGAGGCAATAATGATACTTCTCTATGTTAAGTCGAAGCACGCCTATTATAATATTAGTTGCCTCCCTAAATATCGGCAATTTTCTTCGCATACCTCCTCAACCAGGAGCTCGTGTTGTATTGTGCTTGAAGTGTGGGGCTCTGAAGACGACGATGCAAGATCAGAAAGCGCAGTTGCGAAAGAATGTAACATCACGCGCGCCGTTTTGTCATTTCAGCGCTCAGAGGATAAAATAAAGCGAAAACACAGCACTCGCTGCTTCACAAAGATGAAGGAGCAGATCAATGGCACAATACTCTTGCTAGAAGGAGCCACACAACTCGCTGTTGCTGCACCTGGACTCATTGCGTAGTTTGACAGTTAAAATGTTCGCAGCTGCAGTTGGCTTGGGCTACTTCCACTGTTTCTACTATGTGATTATAACACACCTTCCTGAGGTAGATTTTGTAGACATTATAAGACCATTGCACAGGTATTGTGGTTTCTTCACAAAAACCGCTGGCCCTGTACCATTTCCCCACCACAGGGTAGCCCAGACGGTCAAAGAACTGGCAcacctccttccttccttcctttcataTGATCTGTCGCCGCGGGGAACCTTTTGAGTGTGCAATAGGGTTTCATGCAGAACAGCCCAGACATGGGCTTGCTATGCGGCAGGAATGCCATACTGGACATTTCACTGGTAATTCTGGCTACAAACTTCACTGAAAGGTTGTTCAATTGAATATTctcctagatatttgtatttacTTCTCCAGCGCCGCTTGCAACTGCAGCCAGAAGAGGTTGTTCAGCGTCTCACTTGATCCATCCGGTGGGATCTGGACGTACGTTCGCGACTTTAGGAGATACTGGAGCAAGGTGCTCATCTCAGACTCGTCCACATCGTCCTTCTTGATGAACACCATGCCATCTTGCCGGTCGCTTTCAAAAAGGCGATGCTGCGCCAGGCTAACCTCGAACATGCACCAGCGGCTGCGGTAGAACTCGCGACTTATCACGAACAGTGACGTGCGGCTCTGTGCGATAGCTCggcaaatgttctcggtgatttCCATGCCCGGAATGAAGTCGCGCTCGGCGACGCATAGCCGAAACTGCATCGGTGGCGACTCGAGCTTTTGCAGGA is from Rhipicephalus sanguineus isolate Rsan-2018 unplaced genomic scaffold, BIME_Rsan_1.4 Seq1199, whole genome shotgun sequence and encodes:
- the LOC119376431 gene encoding toll-like receptor 2 type-2 — protein: MYAVPGLISFMIATLLVNIAYRKRWYIRYFLLYLKVTIKGYRRQRHIGSFLWDGFLSYHGSDTDWVRDVLLQKLESPPMQFRLCVAERDFIPGMEITENICRAIAQSRTSLFVISREFYRSRWCMFEVSLAQHRLFESDRQDGMVFIKKDDVDESEMSTLLQYLLKSRTYVQIPPDGSSETLNNLFWLQLQAALEK